In one window of Candidatus Sulfuricurvum sp. RIFRC-1 DNA:
- a CDS encoding PAS domain S-box protein: MKKENIIFYLIGVWVSILILSSIGVWLLDFSNSKESVPIHATVEASGSIIALFLAFFLFKFDNDAQYLSRYHFASIALIAMGIFELFHAISLPGSLFVWLHTIGLLLGSILFLSVFLPEKKVSSLLYYGIPIATAIVSIGIAIFLLFNSEILPSAIVNGYFSTSEIVLNNLSGLFFFLAAYSFIRYYRMEQDSKDLYFIGLTIMLGSAAFLFQNSVIWESYWWYWHFIRLGGLLFVLLYFIRFIAEKNKNFISREIQSSIVDFSADAIITISPNGIILTWNASSEKLFGYTIEEAVGKPMVFLYSLDWATKEAELRNHILEGASLEQLETVFISKKGIELNVAISLAPLKNSNGEIIGLSKIVRDITDKKRAEDQIRTLNAELERKVLERTAALQNAYDEMEAFTYSVSHDLRSPLRATDGFSQALLEDYGDKLDTTAQDYLSRIRSASQKMGGLIDDLLQLSRQTRTSMVPSTIDLGVIARQIISELVRQNPERHVEVIIGNDLNGYVDANLMHIVLDNLLGNAWKYTSQHPTATIEFGSMTQNGEKVFFIRDNGAGFDMSYVDKLFKPFQRLHTVEEFAGNGIGLAMVYRIIKRHLGRVWAESEIEKGSTFFFVLGLSESTYKHTEDKS; encoded by the coding sequence ATGAAAAAAGAAAATATTATCTTTTACCTTATCGGTGTATGGGTCAGCATATTGATCTTAAGCAGTATAGGGGTATGGTTACTCGATTTTTCTAATTCAAAAGAAAGCGTTCCTATTCACGCGACAGTAGAAGCATCCGGCTCTATTATTGCCCTTTTTCTCGCTTTTTTCCTTTTTAAATTTGACAATGATGCCCAATATTTAAGCCGTTATCATTTTGCTTCCATTGCCCTTATTGCGATGGGAATTTTCGAATTGTTTCATGCTATCAGTCTCCCCGGATCACTTTTTGTTTGGTTGCATACGATTGGGCTCTTATTGGGGAGTATCCTTTTCCTTAGTGTATTTCTTCCTGAAAAAAAAGTTTCCTCTCTCCTCTATTATGGCATACCTATCGCAACAGCTATAGTTTCAATAGGTATTGCAATCTTTTTACTTTTTAATAGCGAAATACTTCCATCTGCAATCGTCAATGGCTATTTCTCGACAAGTGAAATTGTTTTAAATAATCTATCCGGTTTGTTCTTTTTTTTAGCGGCATACTCTTTTATCCGTTACTACCGTATGGAGCAAGACTCGAAAGACCTCTATTTTATTGGCCTTACCATCATGCTGGGGAGTGCTGCATTTCTTTTTCAAAATTCGGTAATTTGGGAATCTTATTGGTGGTATTGGCACTTCATCCGTTTGGGAGGATTGTTATTTGTCCTTCTCTATTTTATCCGTTTTATTGCAGAAAAGAACAAAAATTTTATCAGTCGAGAAATACAATCCAGTATTGTTGATTTTTCTGCGGATGCCATTATCACAATATCGCCGAATGGGATTATTTTAACGTGGAATGCTTCATCTGAAAAGCTTTTTGGCTACACAATTGAAGAGGCTGTCGGTAAACCGATGGTTTTTCTTTATAGCTTGGATTGGGCAACGAAAGAAGCAGAACTCCGTAATCATATTTTAGAAGGAGCATCTTTAGAGCAATTGGAAACCGTGTTTATTTCTAAGAAAGGGATTGAGTTGAATGTTGCCATTTCTCTTGCACCGCTAAAAAATTCAAACGGAGAGATTATTGGTCTCTCGAAAATTGTTCGAGATATTACAGATAAAAAACGTGCTGAAGATCAAATTCGTACCCTTAATGCCGAATTGGAGCGTAAAGTGTTGGAACGTACAGCCGCACTTCAAAATGCTTACGATGAGATGGAGGCATTCACCTATTCGGTATCACATGACCTGCGTTCCCCTTTGCGTGCGACGGATGGATTTTCTCAGGCACTTCTCGAAGATTATGGCGACAAGCTTGATACAACGGCGCAAGATTATCTCTCCCGTATCCGAAGTGCGAGTCAAAAGATGGGAGGGCTGATCGATGATCTGCTTCAGCTCTCCCGTCAAACCCGTACTTCGATGGTCCCTTCTACGATCGATTTAGGCGTTATAGCACGTCAAATTATCTCGGAACTAGTACGACAGAATCCCGAACGGCATGTTGAAGTTATTATCGGGAATGACTTGAACGGTTATGTCGATGCAAATCTCATGCACATTGTCTTGGATAATCTTTTGGGGAATGCTTGGAAATATACCTCGCAGCATCCTACCGCTACAATCGAATTTGGATCAATGACACAAAACGGTGAAAAAGTTTTTTTTATCCGAGATAACGGTGCGGGATTTGATATGTCGTATGTGGATAAATTATTCAAACCGTTTCAACGTCTTCATACGGTAGAGGAATTTGCCGGTAACGGGATCGGTTTGGCTATGGTGTACCGGATTATCAAACGGCATCTTGGCCGCGTTTGGGCAGAGAGTGAGATCGAAAAAGGGTCTACTTTCTTTTTTGTTTTGGGGCTTAGTGAATCAACCTATAAACACACGGAGGACAAATCATGA
- a CDS encoding SprT family zinc-dependent metalloprotease: MFDSYTSPITIHYRPRNRNTYITITHNGEVCIRTPIKDEKRIRMILRERESWIRSKMSVIASATMTYHTLGETIRFRGESLPITQFLNLSETLKKAKNTIDIEKYYHHFYKNEALLTLPSRVSHYARKMNLHPKEIRFKKMRRRWGSCSSEGIVTLNTMMMQLSYEHIDYIIVHELAHLRHMNHSLDFHALVRSILENERELRKELKRTQMMH; encoded by the coding sequence ATGTTTGATTCTTACACGTCACCCATAACGATCCACTACCGTCCCCGGAACCGTAATACGTATATCACGATCACCCATAACGGTGAGGTATGTATTCGGACTCCAATCAAAGATGAAAAACGGATTCGGATGATTTTGCGTGAGAGAGAAAGTTGGATTCGCTCTAAAATGTCTGTAATTGCATCCGCTACAATGACCTATCATACCCTTGGTGAAACCATCCGGTTCAGAGGAGAATCTCTCCCAATCACTCAGTTTTTAAATTTGTCCGAAACACTCAAAAAAGCTAAAAATACCATTGATATTGAAAAATATTACCATCATTTCTACAAAAATGAGGCACTTTTAACACTCCCTTCACGTGTATCGCATTATGCTCGAAAGATGAATTTACACCCCAAAGAGATACGGTTTAAAAAGATGCGGCGGCGATGGGGGAGCTGCAGCAGCGAGGGGATTGTAACCCTCAATACGATGATGATGCAGCTCTCGTATGAGCATATCGACTATATTATTGTTCACGAATTAGCCCATTTACGGCATATGAACCATTCGCTTGATTTTCATGCTTTGGTCCGGAGTATTTTGGAAAACGAGCGAGAACTGCGTAAAGAATTGAAACGTACACAGATGATGCATTAA
- a CDS encoding response regulator produces MINQYILLVEDNPDDVMLTLRALKKGHVINNVIVAEDGAKALDFLFGKGEFEGRNTADHPRLILLDLKLPKIGGFEVLEAIKHDPILKRVPVVILTSSRQEEDVVRGYDLGANSYIRKPVNFDTFIDTVTQIGMYWLLTNESAEV; encoded by the coding sequence ATGATCAATCAATACATTTTACTGGTGGAAGATAACCCTGATGATGTAATGCTTACCCTGCGGGCTCTAAAAAAGGGGCATGTTATTAATAATGTGATAGTTGCAGAAGACGGCGCTAAAGCATTGGACTTTTTATTTGGGAAAGGGGAATTTGAAGGACGTAACACCGCAGATCATCCAAGACTTATTTTACTTGATTTAAAACTTCCGAAAATTGGCGGATTCGAAGTGCTCGAAGCGATTAAACATGATCCTATTCTCAAGCGAGTTCCTGTCGTTATTCTCACTTCATCACGTCAAGAAGAGGATGTTGTGCGTGGTTATGATCTGGGTGCTAACAGCTACATCCGAAAGCCCGTCAATTTTGATACCTTTATCGACACCGTTACCCAAATCGGGATGTATTGGCTACTGACCAACGAATCAGCAGAGGTATAA
- a CDS encoding HD domain-containing phosphohydrolase, which yields MEKELLRVLVIDDSEDDTLLLERELKRGEWEVTLFRVDTAEKMQESLRNDSWDIVLSDFIIPGFGGMEALKLFKSFDLDIPFILISGKISEEMAVIALQEGAQDFILKQNFTRLLPAIRRGIERVNILTEKRKTLESLSKSESLFRTLASVAPIGIIRTDTQGQCIYANKKWQEITGIDDPCLLDAPISGEVHLQKTDGSFVWILGEVAPIIENDIITGYISTATDISAEKANEERLIRQKELYSALSFTNQAIVYSVTPQELFDEICRVAIENGKFNYCWITTFNPRTEEFELQSVGGGDEEFIADLKTLINQKGNFCREGLQDNSDLIINDIDDPAADLTICHELGKKYNSRSFANFRLCNDRSACGILTFCSDQKDFFDEEIRTLLREMVGDISFALKNFEEEKWRVNAEETLLRNKQTIADLLIDTVAAIATTIEMRDPYTAGHQKRVASLACAIAQEMGMGHERIEGLRLAAQIHDVGKIQIPAEILSKPTKLSDIEFLMIKTHPETGYAILKGIEFPWPVATIIQQHHEKMDGSGYPFGLKGDNILLEARILTIADIVEAMASHRPYRPALGIDAALKEILKERGIRLDAEVVDICITLFEEKRFYFMETK from the coding sequence ATGGAAAAAGAGTTACTGCGCGTTTTGGTTATTGATGATTCTGAAGATGACACACTATTGCTTGAGAGAGAGTTGAAGCGCGGAGAATGGGAAGTCACCCTTTTTCGTGTCGATACCGCCGAAAAGATGCAAGAGTCGTTGCGCAATGATTCATGGGATATCGTCCTATCTGATTTTATCATCCCCGGATTTGGCGGGATGGAAGCGTTAAAACTTTTTAAGAGTTTTGATCTTGATATCCCGTTTATTTTGATCTCGGGTAAGATCAGTGAAGAAATGGCTGTTATAGCATTGCAAGAAGGGGCTCAGGATTTTATCCTAAAACAAAATTTTACCCGTTTATTGCCGGCGATCCGCCGTGGTATAGAGCGTGTCAACATACTCACCGAAAAACGGAAAACACTCGAATCACTCTCCAAAAGTGAATCGCTTTTTAGAACCCTTGCCTCTGTTGCACCCATCGGAATCATACGAACCGATACTCAGGGACAATGCATTTATGCCAATAAAAAATGGCAGGAGATTACAGGTATAGACGATCCATGTTTGCTAGACGCCCCGATTTCAGGAGAGGTTCATCTTCAAAAAACAGATGGAAGTTTTGTATGGATATTAGGAGAAGTCGCACCGATCATTGAGAATGACATAATTACAGGCTATATCAGTACAGCAACGGATATTTCCGCAGAAAAAGCCAATGAAGAGCGTTTGATTCGGCAAAAAGAGCTTTATAGCGCTCTTAGTTTTACCAATCAGGCAATTGTCTATTCAGTAACACCGCAAGAGTTATTTGATGAAATTTGCCGGGTTGCGATTGAGAATGGAAAGTTTAATTATTGTTGGATCACTACTTTCAATCCTCGAACGGAAGAGTTTGAGCTTCAATCTGTGGGTGGGGGAGACGAGGAATTTATTGCTGATCTGAAAACACTTATAAACCAAAAAGGGAATTTCTGCCGTGAGGGACTTCAAGACAATTCTGATCTTATTATTAATGATATTGACGACCCTGCTGCCGATCTAACAATCTGTCATGAACTTGGAAAAAAATACAATAGCAGATCGTTCGCCAATTTTCGCTTATGCAATGATAGATCGGCATGTGGTATCTTGACTTTTTGCTCCGATCAAAAAGATTTTTTTGATGAAGAGATACGTACGTTGCTCCGAGAGATGGTGGGTGATATCTCATTTGCTTTGAAAAATTTTGAAGAAGAAAAATGGCGCGTGAATGCCGAAGAAACACTGCTTCGAAATAAACAAACCATTGCAGATTTACTCATCGATACCGTTGCCGCTATCGCCACAACGATTGAAATGCGTGATCCTTATACGGCAGGTCACCAAAAACGGGTCGCATCACTCGCATGTGCCATTGCTCAAGAGATGGGAATGGGACATGAGAGAATTGAAGGGTTGCGTCTGGCGGCACAGATTCACGATGTTGGAAAAATTCAAATTCCTGCAGAGATACTGAGTAAACCTACCAAACTAAGCGATATTGAGTTTTTAATGATAAAAACCCATCCGGAAACAGGGTATGCGATACTCAAAGGGATCGAATTTCCATGGCCGGTTGCTACAATTATTCAGCAACACCATGAAAAAATGGACGGTTCAGGTTACCCTTTTGGTCTAAAAGGCGATAATATACTTTTAGAAGCACGCATTCTTACCATCGCTGATATTGTCGAAGCAATGGCTTCTCATCGTCCTTACCGACCCGCATTAGGGATCGACGCGGCATTAAAAGAGATTCTAAAAGAGCGGGGAATCAGATTGGATGCCGAAGTAGTTGATATTTGTATTACCCTTTTTGAAGAAAAACGTTTTTATTTTATGGAAACAAAATAG
- the queC gene encoding 7-cyano-7-deazaguanine synthase QueC: MKKALCIMSGGMDSTLVAYIMRSRGYEIVALHFNYGQRTADKELESFRSICNDLEVREKYEIDLDFFKTIGASALTDHSIDVPTGGIEAGVPITYVPFRNGIFLSIAMAIAEKEGCSAIAIGVVEEDSSGYPDCRESFIEAFTKAANLGTKDSTKVTIEMPLVRLQKSQIVQEALALGAPLHLTWSCYQSEERACGVCDSCRLRLRGFERAGAVDPIEYV, encoded by the coding sequence ATGAAAAAAGCACTTTGTATTATGAGCGGCGGGATGGATTCAACCCTCGTTGCTTACATCATGCGTTCACGCGGCTATGAAATTGTAGCGCTCCATTTTAATTACGGTCAACGCACGGCGGATAAAGAGCTTGAATCTTTTCGTTCTATCTGCAATGACTTAGAGGTGCGTGAAAAATATGAGATCGATCTTGATTTTTTTAAAACCATCGGGGCATCGGCACTGACGGATCATAGTATCGATGTACCTACGGGTGGGATCGAAGCGGGGGTTCCAATCACCTACGTACCGTTTCGAAACGGTATTTTTCTCTCTATCGCTATGGCAATCGCCGAAAAAGAGGGGTGTTCTGCCATTGCCATCGGAGTTGTCGAAGAGGACAGCAGCGGCTATCCTGACTGTCGTGAGTCTTTTATCGAAGCATTTACCAAAGCGGCAAATCTGGGGACCAAAGATTCCACGAAGGTGACGATTGAAATGCCTCTTGTCCGTTTACAAAAATCACAGATTGTACAAGAAGCATTAGCTCTCGGTGCACCATTGCATTTGACATGGAGCTGTTATCAAAGCGAGGAGAGGGCATGTGGAGTTTGCGACAGCTGTCGATTGCGCTTACGTGGCTTTGAACGTGCCGGAGCGGTTGATCCAATAGAGTATGTTTGA